One window from the genome of Paraneptunicella aestuarii encodes:
- a CDS encoding type 2 periplasmic-binding domain-containing protein — MSKQFGEIVAYWQTEERDILQLIGKGVVDIMLIKENFIQAFGTDTTYSYDMVASYADYDAYLMSVREKPLLNKEYMLGKRIGLIDYPTSRSGYIAPMRLLKDLDLSPQQVEIVYAKSHQELRNLLVSGKVDLISTFWQEEDDLDFSRNYTTSLKEKISGSKWYLKMLEKNTDLRCEVQAVLAELAEKTEHPRYYHNITIVNPCQEMSQ, encoded by the coding sequence GTGAGTAAACAATTTGGCGAGATTGTCGCATATTGGCAGACAGAAGAGCGAGATATTTTGCAATTAATTGGTAAAGGTGTTGTCGATATTATGCTCATTAAGGAAAATTTTATTCAAGCATTTGGTACCGACACAACCTATAGCTACGATATGGTTGCGTCCTATGCAGACTACGATGCTTACTTAATGTCGGTCAGAGAAAAGCCCTTGTTAAATAAGGAATATATGCTGGGCAAGCGCATTGGTTTAATTGATTATCCAACCAGCCGTTCTGGCTACATAGCCCCCATGCGACTATTAAAAGATCTTGATTTATCGCCACAGCAAGTGGAGATTGTCTACGCTAAATCTCATCAAGAACTTAGGAATTTATTGGTAAGTGGAAAGGTAGATTTAATTTCTACTTTTTGGCAAGAAGAAGATGATCTCGATTTTTCCAGAAATTACACAACTTCATTGAAAGAGAAAATTAGCGGAAGTAAGTGGTATCTCAAAATGTTGGAAAAAAACACTGACCTGCGTTGTGAAGTACAGGCAGTTCTAGCTGAGTTAGCAGAAAAAACAGAACATCCCCGTTACTATCACAACATTACTATCGTTAACCCATGCCAAGAGATGTCACAGTGA
- a CDS encoding TonB-dependent receptor: protein MKQSNLSRIALAVALSVGVGSTAIAQETSSSIRGSVVGPQGAPASYTSVTITHVPSGSVKRVETNASGQFSAKGLRVGGPYSVLVDSEQFEDTLVNDVYLTLGEPYVLNLALEAEQQIESIVVTGSQVSSIAFGEKGPSANFSLEDIERAPAINRDIKDLVRIDPRVYVDETYDDAIQCAGASPRFNSLTLDGVRMNDNFGLNSNGYPTERIPFSYDSIDQVAVELAPFDVQYGGFTACNINAVTKSGTNEIHGGVFYDYTSDSMRGTDIEGTNIYESTDRDEPNFSEKRYGFHVGLPILEDKLFLFTSYEKLEGAEIFEYPGRSRVTSEEIARITQISKEIYGYDPGGFASSMPVEDEKILVKLDWNINDDHRASLVYNYNDGFKLAQSDTFSSALTYDGHFYERGAELKSLVASVYSSWTDSFSTELRIAKSELDNRQISLDADTGFSEVQIRTSGGATVFLGPDDSRQSNDLNWDNFTFKLAGTYYTGDHTITGGIEYEDLSVFNLFMQHTVGEYRFNSIDAFEAGTPSRIYYNNSAGTNNPDDVAANFSFQQNTLYIQDEWAVNEDLTVLFGLRYDRYTSDDKPRHNQTFENKYGFTNDSNLDGIDLLQPRFGFNYVVSDSIEVRGGIGLYSGGNPNVWVSNSYSNDGVVQTAVRERVIANFTNLFETDLIGQGRPLYDIPQDMFDAVAAADPNGPGGGGVNAIDPDFDLPSEWKYSLGATYVTEDEYVFTADILYSDKQDAAIVKDIGIIPATDDEGTPIFAPDGRPIYTGTTSEYLLTNVDGDSGESVTVSFAMSKEYDNGLNLSASYAFSEANDVNPMTSSVAGSNYGNIAVSDPNNPGVSTSDYEIRHRFTLNLGYTHEFFSGYETKFSVFGSANEGRPYSYSFSDDGIFGDSSFFSNGRQLLYIPTADDANVVYGDNFNVTAFNQWIQQEALEQYRGQILDRNALRADWWIKFDVRIEQEFPGFMEGHKGSAFLVIENFGNLLNDDWGVLRQGSFVSEAVVDASIGDDGKYHYNEFIAPSVQTVYEDASLWEVRVGVNYKF, encoded by the coding sequence ATGAAACAGTCCAATCTCAGCCGCATTGCTCTCGCAGTTGCGTTGTCTGTTGGCGTGGGAAGCACTGCGATTGCACAGGAAACTTCTTCCAGCATTCGTGGTAGCGTAGTTGGCCCTCAAGGCGCCCCTGCTTCTTATACTTCAGTGACAATTACTCACGTACCTTCTGGTAGTGTGAAAAGAGTTGAGACCAACGCATCAGGTCAGTTCAGCGCAAAAGGTTTGCGTGTTGGTGGTCCATACAGCGTATTGGTTGATTCTGAGCAATTCGAAGATACTTTGGTTAACGACGTTTACTTAACGTTGGGCGAACCATACGTATTGAACCTGGCTTTGGAAGCTGAACAACAAATCGAAAGCATCGTTGTGACTGGTTCTCAAGTGAGCAGCATCGCTTTTGGCGAAAAAGGTCCTTCTGCTAACTTCAGCCTGGAAGACATTGAGCGTGCTCCTGCTATTAACCGTGATATTAAAGACCTGGTTCGTATCGATCCTCGTGTTTATGTTGATGAAACCTATGATGATGCTATCCAGTGTGCTGGTGCAAGCCCTCGTTTCAACAGCTTGACGCTTGACGGCGTGCGCATGAACGATAACTTTGGTTTGAACAGCAATGGTTATCCTACTGAGCGTATTCCTTTCTCTTATGACTCTATTGACCAGGTTGCTGTTGAATTAGCTCCTTTTGATGTTCAATACGGTGGTTTCACTGCGTGTAACATCAACGCGGTAACCAAGTCTGGTACAAATGAAATTCACGGTGGTGTTTTCTACGATTACACCAGTGATTCTATGCGTGGTACTGATATCGAAGGGACTAACATTTATGAATCTACAGACCGTGATGAACCTAATTTCTCTGAAAAACGTTATGGTTTCCACGTTGGCTTGCCTATTCTGGAAGATAAATTGTTCCTATTCACTTCTTACGAGAAGCTGGAAGGTGCTGAAATCTTCGAATACCCAGGAAGAAGCCGTGTAACTAGCGAAGAAATTGCTCGTATTACACAAATTTCTAAAGAAATTTACGGCTATGACCCAGGTGGTTTCGCTTCTTCCATGCCGGTTGAAGATGAAAAGATTCTGGTTAAATTAGACTGGAACATCAACGATGATCACCGTGCATCTTTAGTATACAACTATAATGACGGTTTCAAACTGGCTCAATCTGACACTTTCTCCTCAGCGTTGACTTACGATGGTCACTTCTATGAGCGTGGTGCAGAATTAAAGTCTTTGGTAGCGTCGGTATACTCAAGTTGGACAGACAGTTTCTCAACTGAGTTACGTATTGCTAAATCTGAGTTGGATAATCGCCAAATTTCTTTGGATGCTGACACTGGTTTTTCTGAAGTTCAAATCCGTACTTCAGGCGGTGCTACAGTATTCCTTGGTCCAGATGACTCTCGTCAATCTAACGATTTGAACTGGGATAACTTCACATTCAAATTGGCGGGTACTTACTATACTGGCGACCACACCATTACTGGTGGTATCGAATATGAAGACTTGAGCGTATTTAACCTGTTCATGCAGCACACAGTGGGCGAGTATCGTTTTAACAGCATCGATGCTTTTGAAGCGGGCACGCCTTCTCGCATTTACTACAACAACTCTGCGGGTACTAATAACCCGGATGATGTTGCAGCTAATTTCTCTTTCCAGCAAAACACTCTGTACATTCAGGACGAGTGGGCTGTTAATGAAGACTTAACTGTTTTGTTTGGTTTGCGTTACGACAGATACACATCTGACGATAAGCCTCGTCATAACCAGACTTTTGAAAACAAATACGGTTTCACGAACGACTCCAACCTTGATGGGATCGACTTGTTGCAACCTCGCTTTGGTTTTAACTACGTAGTATCTGATTCAATTGAAGTTCGCGGTGGTATTGGCTTGTATTCAGGCGGTAACCCGAACGTTTGGGTGTCTAACTCCTATTCCAATGATGGCGTAGTTCAAACTGCGGTTCGTGAGCGTGTAATCGCTAACTTCACTAACCTGTTTGAAACTGACTTGATTGGTCAGGGTCGTCCTCTTTACGACATTCCTCAAGATATGTTTGATGCAGTTGCTGCGGCAGATCCAAATGGCCCAGGTGGCGGTGGCGTAAACGCTATCGATCCTGACTTTGATCTTCCGTCTGAGTGGAAATACTCTTTGGGTGCAACCTATGTCACTGAAGATGAGTACGTCTTCACTGCGGATATTTTGTATTCAGACAAGCAAGATGCGGCTATCGTAAAAGATATCGGTATTATCCCCGCAACAGATGATGAAGGTACGCCAATCTTTGCTCCAGATGGTCGTCCTATCTACACTGGCACTACATCAGAATACCTGTTGACTAACGTTGACGGTGACAGCGGTGAGTCTGTAACGGTGTCTTTTGCAATGAGCAAAGAGTATGACAATGGTCTTAACCTGTCTGCTTCTTATGCATTCTCAGAAGCCAACGACGTTAACCCAATGACAAGCTCTGTTGCTGGTTCTAACTACGGTAATATCGCAGTTTCTGATCCAAACAACCCTGGCGTGTCTACTTCTGACTATGAAATCAGACATCGTTTTACTTTGAATTTGGGCTACACTCACGAGTTCTTCAGTGGTTATGAAACCAAGTTCTCAGTATTTGGTTCTGCTAACGAAGGTCGTCCATACAGCTACAGCTTCTCTGATGATGGTATCTTTGGTGACAGCAGCTTCTTCAGCAATGGTCGTCAATTGTTGTACATTCCTACAGCGGATGATGCGAATGTTGTTTATGGTGATAACTTTAACGTAACCGCGTTTAATCAGTGGATCCAACAAGAAGCGCTTGAGCAATACCGTGGACAAATCCTGGATCGTAATGCGTTACGTGCAGATTGGTGGATCAAGTTCGACGTAAGAATCGAGCAAGAATTCCCTGGCTTTATGGAAGGTCATAAAGGTTCAGCATTCCTGGTTATCGAAAACTTCGGTAACTTGTTGAATGATGACTGGGGTGTATTGCGTCAAGGTTCATTCGTCAGTGAAGCGGTTGTTGACGCGAGTATCGGAGACGATGGTAAATATCACTACAATGAATTCATCGCACCTTCAGTACAAACCGTGTATGAAGATGCTTCCTTGTGGGAAGTTCGTGTAGGTGTTAACTACAAATTCTAA
- a CDS encoding endonuclease/exonuclease/phosphatase family protein, whose translation MRIWFCLIILWSVANLVQAKTIRIATFNASMDGSNYVARGERPKGNELATRLVSGKEPQIQNIAEIIQIVRPDILLINEFDYIPDETKGVQAFLKHYLSVSQQGKAPINYPYYFTAPVNTGVGTGLDLDKDGTASDVGADAFGFGFYPGQYGMVVLSQFPINKEMVRTFQHFLWKDMPGSLLTDIKDDEGKEWYNKEAQAILRLSSKSHWDIPISVDGNELHVLVSHPTPPVFDGKENRNGKRNHDEVRFWNDYLGDKEQGGYLYDDQGGKGGFTGGRFVLLGDLNSNPDEGDSYGHAIADLLNHKKVNASLKPESQGGAKHQPNNPFAKHHTAGWGMRADYVLPSQEGIEVISGGVFWPTPEEPLYRLVVDRNASSDHRLVWLDVTLQTQK comes from the coding sequence ATGAGAATCTGGTTTTGTCTTATTATTCTGTGGAGTGTGGCAAATTTGGTGCAAGCAAAAACGATCCGGATTGCGACCTTTAACGCAAGCATGGATGGCAGCAACTATGTTGCTCGTGGTGAGCGTCCGAAAGGAAATGAACTAGCCACACGTCTGGTTAGTGGAAAAGAACCTCAGATTCAAAACATTGCCGAGATTATTCAAATAGTCCGCCCGGATATCTTACTGATTAATGAATTCGACTATATTCCTGACGAAACTAAAGGCGTACAGGCTTTTCTTAAGCACTACTTATCAGTTTCGCAGCAAGGAAAAGCACCCATCAACTATCCCTATTATTTTACTGCCCCCGTTAATACTGGCGTTGGAACTGGTTTGGATCTGGATAAGGATGGAACGGCTTCTGATGTTGGAGCGGATGCCTTTGGGTTCGGCTTTTATCCCGGGCAATATGGCATGGTTGTACTGAGCCAGTTTCCAATCAATAAAGAGATGGTCAGGACGTTCCAACATTTCCTATGGAAAGATATGCCTGGCTCTCTGCTGACCGATATTAAAGATGATGAAGGGAAAGAGTGGTACAACAAAGAAGCTCAAGCCATTCTTAGACTGTCATCAAAATCCCATTGGGATATCCCGATCAGCGTTGATGGTAATGAATTGCATGTCTTGGTCAGCCATCCCACACCGCCTGTCTTTGATGGTAAAGAAAACCGTAATGGCAAGCGCAATCATGATGAAGTTCGCTTTTGGAATGACTACCTTGGTGATAAAGAGCAAGGCGGTTATCTGTACGATGATCAAGGTGGAAAGGGAGGCTTTACAGGGGGACGCTTTGTTCTTTTGGGGGATTTGAATTCTAACCCTGATGAAGGGGATTCTTACGGACATGCCATTGCAGACTTGCTTAATCATAAAAAAGTGAATGCGTCATTAAAGCCTGAAAGCCAGGGAGGTGCTAAGCATCAACCAAATAATCCATTTGCGAAACACCATACGGCAGGGTGGGGAATGCGAGCAGACTACGTGTTACCTTCTCAGGAAGGAATAGAAGTGATATCTGGAGGCGTTTTTTGGCCAACGCCAGAAGAACCATTGTATCGCTTGGTTGTGGATCGCAATGCTTCTTCTGATCATCGGCTGGTTTGGTTAGATGTGACTCTACAAACCCAGAAATAG
- the argR gene encoding transcriptional regulator ArgR, producing the protein MSTKQDDEIRAFKEILKDECYGSQGEIVEALKEMGFAHISQSKVSRMLSKFGAVRARNAKGDMVYCLPPELGMPTAKSPLKQLVLDVMHNNVMIVIRTTPGAAQLIARLLDSLGRSDGVLGTIAGDDTIFIAPADTSQIENIRQRVENLFETV; encoded by the coding sequence GTGTCCACAAAACAAGATGATGAAATCAGAGCCTTTAAAGAAATTCTGAAAGATGAATGTTATGGCTCTCAGGGCGAAATTGTCGAAGCGCTGAAAGAAATGGGCTTTGCGCATATTAGCCAATCGAAAGTATCGCGTATGCTAAGTAAATTCGGGGCAGTAAGAGCGCGCAATGCAAAAGGTGACATGGTCTATTGCCTGCCTCCAGAACTAGGCATGCCTACAGCCAAGAGCCCTTTAAAGCAACTGGTGTTAGACGTAATGCACAATAACGTCATGATCGTCATTCGCACCACTCCCGGAGCGGCACAGCTTATAGCTCGCTTGCTTGACTCACTGGGACGTTCCGATGGCGTACTGGGTACGATTGCTGGCGACGATACTATATTCATCGCCCCTGCAGATACCTCTCAAATCGAGAATATCCGACAACGTGTAGAAAACCTGTTTGAGACGGTTTAA
- the mdh gene encoding malate dehydrogenase: MKVAVLGAAGGIGQALSLLLKTSLPAGSELSLYDVAPVVPGVAVDLSHIPTDVKVKGFGKDDLAAALTGCDIVLIPAGVPRKPGMDRSDLFNINAGIVKALIEGVADNCPNACIGIITNPVNTTVAIAAETLKAKGVYDKNKLFGVTTLDVIRAETFVAELKGKNPADVHVPVIGGHSGTTILPLLSQVEGVEFSDEEVASLTHRIQNAGTEVVEAKAGGGSATLSMGQAAARFCLSLVKAMQGGDVVEYTYVETNSDDAEFFAHPVRLGKNGVEEILPYGELSAFEQKAKDDMLDGLRGDIKIGVEFVNG, translated from the coding sequence ATGAAAGTAGCAGTCTTAGGCGCTGCCGGTGGTATCGGTCAGGCTTTGTCTCTGTTGTTGAAAACCAGTTTGCCTGCCGGATCTGAGTTGTCCTTGTACGACGTTGCTCCCGTAGTTCCGGGTGTTGCTGTTGATTTGAGCCACATCCCTACCGACGTAAAAGTTAAAGGTTTCGGTAAAGATGACTTGGCTGCTGCATTAACAGGTTGCGATATCGTTTTGATTCCTGCGGGTGTTCCTCGTAAACCGGGTATGGATCGTTCAGATCTGTTCAATATCAATGCGGGTATCGTTAAAGCATTGATCGAAGGTGTTGCTGACAACTGTCCTAATGCGTGTATCGGTATTATCACTAACCCGGTAAACACAACAGTAGCGATTGCTGCAGAAACCTTGAAAGCAAAAGGTGTTTACGACAAGAACAAATTGTTCGGCGTGACGACACTAGACGTTATTCGTGCAGAAACGTTTGTTGCTGAATTGAAAGGCAAAAACCCGGCAGATGTTCATGTTCCTGTTATCGGTGGTCACTCAGGTACAACTATTCTGCCTCTGTTGTCTCAAGTTGAAGGCGTAGAATTCTCTGATGAAGAAGTGGCAAGCCTGACTCACCGTATTCAAAACGCAGGTACTGAAGTTGTTGAAGCGAAAGCTGGCGGCGGCTCTGCAACCTTGTCTATGGGTCAAGCAGCAGCTCGTTTCTGCTTGTCTTTGGTTAAAGCGATGCAAGGTGGCGACGTAGTTGAATACACTTACGTTGAAACTAACAGCGACGACGCAGAGTTCTTTGCTCACCCAGTGCGTTTGGGCAAAAACGGCGTTGAAGAAATTCTGCCTTACGGCGAACTAAGCGCATTCGAGCAGAAAGCAAAAGACGATATGCTTGACGGTTTGCGTGGCGACATCAAAATTGGTGTTGAGTTCGTAAACGGCTAA
- a CDS encoding YigZ family protein — MSDSPYLIPAESLIFEEEIKKSRFITYLAHTPGVDAAKQFIEEMKEKHKDARHNCWAYVAAKPNDSTFWGCSDDGEPSGTAGRPMLAQLSGSGIGEISAVVTRYFGGVKLGTGGLVKAYGGGVKQALELLQTTEKIPQQEMLIRCDYDHVSLVEHLCQEFSADILDRQYTDHIEISVSLDSRQANEFQQLLTNRSSGTVECILPD, encoded by the coding sequence ATGTCAGATTCCCCGTACCTCATACCCGCCGAATCACTGATTTTTGAAGAAGAAATCAAGAAGAGTCGCTTTATCACTTATCTGGCGCATACTCCGGGCGTGGATGCTGCAAAGCAATTCATTGAAGAGATGAAAGAAAAACATAAAGACGCCCGACACAATTGCTGGGCTTACGTTGCTGCAAAACCGAATGACTCCACCTTTTGGGGTTGCAGCGATGATGGTGAACCTTCGGGTACAGCGGGGCGTCCGATGCTGGCACAGCTATCCGGTAGTGGTATTGGCGAAATCAGTGCTGTGGTTACTCGCTATTTTGGCGGTGTAAAACTGGGCACTGGCGGATTAGTTAAAGCCTATGGTGGCGGGGTCAAACAGGCACTTGAACTGCTGCAAACCACAGAGAAAATCCCACAACAGGAAATGCTCATTAGGTGCGATTATGATCACGTTTCGTTGGTTGAACATCTGTGTCAGGAGTTTTCAGCAGATATTTTAGATCGACAATATACAGATCATATTGAAATTAGCGTGTCGCTCGACAGCCGACAAGCTAATGAGTTTCAGCAATTATTAACCAATCGCAGCTCAGGTACAGTTGAATGTATTTTGCCGGATTGA
- a CDS encoding VF530 family protein codes for MMLTELQAELGWQGLADRININCFSNNPSLKSSLTFLRKTPWARQKVEQLYVKTKGLSVKNTPTANIDTHSDSSENKPVMENPWQHWALPNKRGSTQ; via the coding sequence ATGATGTTAACTGAGCTGCAAGCCGAACTTGGTTGGCAAGGACTGGCAGATAGAATCAATATCAATTGTTTTAGTAATAATCCCAGCCTTAAATCCAGTTTAACCTTTCTGCGTAAAACGCCTTGGGCGAGACAAAAAGTGGAACAACTGTATGTCAAAACCAAGGGATTAAGCGTTAAAAACACCCCGACAGCCAATATCGATACTCATTCAGACTCAAGCGAGAATAAGCCAGTTATGGAAAATCCTTGGCAACATTGGGCTCTACCCAATAAGCGGGGATCTACCCAATAA
- a CDS encoding DNA-directed RNA polymerase, producing the protein MVQISELERIQVELERRGRHLGAFRYDNRTDVALKGNRANDTSFGVVLIGKYVGEFTDVLNEVSTKRKGYRVPAVLGLIEEVELPIVAMVTLSSIMGFLTTSISSTRMANHIADNLFHEVQKAKLGKAAKNHYGHLAKNDRAAGKEAVNALEYVASLSGDLIQPWSEKDKTTLGRLLIELVRQKLHWIDIQQGELKTKSKTRQNAPEIVVAKPEINEWITQHREEVRLLSPVYLPMVVPPRDWSLETMYNGCYLTDEQAPVSFIKRKNRVQMARLKQENPVDVFKAVNAIQSTAWRIRRPVLNLLKRIQDEKLELNLPISSMPPQQDILIPDEAPYHVRKAYLNQNRELANLRAVVGVNIANAEEFAEFERFYIPHHLDTRGRAYPIPALNPQGADYIKGLLEFADGKRVGDAGIFWLKVHAANLFGVDKVSFEQRVQWVDEHWRSLLESALFPLECLFWTQAEKPIQAFAVCLELLGVAMEGADYVSRMPVALDGSCSGLQHLGAAFRCDVTGKAVNLVDSECPNDIYQDVADKVQELLTKELSSDNKALASQWLAFCGGKIERKITKRPVMTYPYGSKVPGFTQQLLDDVIKPAMQNDPDSVPFDNLRLSAQYLAKLIEQAVSATVLKASEAMEWMQKMAAAIAAGNKTIHWTTPLGFPVVQDYRKLRSRQINSVVFGTRLQCRVAEVEDAIDTRKMVNAISPNVVHSLDATHLLLTVLKAEREGINQFALVHDSFATYAADTERFFVIIREAFAELYKNDVFAALEAEFKAQAVTNLKSKTQHTLPKLPAKGHYQLESIIHSSFAFA; encoded by the coding sequence ATGGTGCAGATATCCGAGCTGGAACGTATTCAGGTTGAGCTTGAACGAAGAGGGCGTCACTTGGGGGCTTTCAGATACGACAATAGAACGGATGTTGCATTAAAAGGAAATCGGGCGAACGATACCAGTTTTGGCGTTGTTTTGATCGGCAAGTATGTGGGTGAGTTTACCGATGTTTTAAACGAGGTTTCGACTAAACGTAAAGGGTATCGAGTCCCTGCGGTTTTAGGGCTTATCGAAGAAGTTGAGCTTCCCATTGTTGCTATGGTGACCTTGTCATCCATTATGGGTTTTCTTACAACCTCAATTTCCTCAACCAGAATGGCTAACCATATTGCTGATAACCTGTTTCATGAGGTGCAAAAAGCGAAATTGGGCAAGGCGGCAAAAAATCATTATGGTCATTTGGCAAAAAATGACAGAGCTGCCGGGAAAGAAGCGGTTAATGCCCTGGAGTATGTTGCTTCTCTGAGTGGCGACTTAATCCAGCCGTGGAGCGAGAAAGACAAAACCACATTGGGGCGTTTATTGATTGAATTAGTGCGCCAAAAGTTGCACTGGATCGATATTCAACAAGGCGAACTTAAAACCAAATCTAAAACCAGACAAAACGCGCCAGAAATTGTCGTTGCCAAGCCAGAAATTAACGAATGGATTACCCAACATCGTGAAGAGGTGCGCTTATTGTCACCCGTCTATCTGCCAATGGTTGTACCACCCCGGGATTGGTCGTTAGAGACTATGTATAACGGGTGCTATTTAACCGATGAGCAAGCGCCGGTATCTTTTATTAAGCGCAAGAATCGGGTTCAAATGGCTCGGCTGAAGCAGGAAAATCCGGTTGATGTATTCAAGGCCGTTAACGCCATTCAATCTACGGCGTGGCGCATTCGGCGTCCGGTGCTAAACCTGTTAAAGCGTATTCAGGATGAAAAGCTGGAGCTGAATTTACCTATTTCTTCCATGCCACCGCAGCAGGATATTCTTATCCCCGATGAGGCTCCATATCATGTGCGAAAAGCCTACCTTAATCAAAACCGTGAACTCGCCAACTTACGTGCGGTTGTCGGGGTGAATATTGCTAACGCTGAAGAGTTTGCTGAATTTGAACGTTTTTATATTCCTCATCACCTTGATACGCGAGGTCGGGCTTATCCCATTCCTGCATTAAACCCTCAAGGTGCGGATTATATTAAAGGCTTGCTGGAATTTGCTGATGGCAAGAGAGTCGGAGATGCAGGTATTTTCTGGTTGAAAGTTCACGCTGCTAATTTATTTGGTGTTGATAAGGTTTCTTTTGAACAGCGTGTGCAGTGGGTGGATGAACACTGGCGGAGTCTACTTGAATCGGCCTTGTTTCCGCTGGAGTGTTTGTTTTGGACACAGGCGGAAAAGCCCATTCAGGCGTTTGCGGTTTGCCTGGAATTATTAGGTGTTGCCATGGAAGGGGCTGATTATGTTTCCAGAATGCCTGTGGCGTTGGATGGTTCATGCAGTGGTTTGCAACATTTGGGGGCGGCATTTCGTTGCGATGTTACAGGCAAGGCTGTGAATCTGGTTGATTCGGAGTGCCCTAACGATATTTACCAGGATGTTGCCGATAAGGTGCAAGAGCTGCTGACTAAAGAACTATCGTCCGACAATAAAGCTTTGGCTTCCCAATGGTTAGCATTTTGTGGCGGTAAAATTGAGCGCAAGATCACCAAGCGACCCGTGATGACTTATCCTTATGGCTCAAAAGTGCCGGGATTTACGCAGCAACTGTTGGATGATGTGATTAAACCCGCTATGCAAAACGATCCCGATTCAGTGCCCTTTGACAACCTTCGCTTGTCTGCGCAGTATTTGGCAAAACTTATCGAACAAGCGGTTTCAGCGACAGTATTAAAAGCGTCTGAAGCGATGGAATGGATGCAGAAAATGGCCGCAGCCATTGCTGCGGGGAACAAGACGATTCATTGGACGACACCCTTGGGTTTTCCCGTGGTTCAGGACTATCGCAAGCTACGTAGTCGGCAAATCAACTCAGTGGTGTTTGGAACCCGATTGCAATGTCGTGTGGCAGAGGTTGAAGATGCTATCGACACCCGAAAAATGGTGAATGCCATTAGCCCTAATGTGGTTCATTCACTGGATGCAACGCATCTGTTGTTAACTGTGTTAAAAGCCGAGCGTGAGGGGATCAACCAATTTGCCTTGGTTCATGATTCTTTCGCTACCTATGCGGCTGATACCGAGCGCTTTTTTGTCATTATTCGGGAAGCCTTTGCTGAGCTATACAAAAACGATGTATTTGCAGCATTGGAAGCCGAGTTTAAAGCGCAAGCAGTGACAAACTTGAAAAGTAAAACGCAGCATACCTTACCGAAGTTGCCTGCAAAAGGTCATTACCAGTTAGAGTCGATAATTCATTCATCCTTTGCCTTTGCGTGA
- a CDS encoding phage tail tube protein, producing MKFKSKTLLAKLEASYGVDPLPIGTDGIQTKNLQVSPYIGDTISRDLDRETLGAQEQININPHVEVTFEVELAGSGTAGNAPAYSSLLKACGFEETVNAGVDVSYQPVSTNFPSVTLYYLHRNDAGGFQQQTITGCRGSVSITVDLAGIPVLQFRFLGFYQAPSDVADITVDNSDFVDPVYVSYDNTSLTIGAYTAKASAFSIDMANELSMRNVTGARYVNLFDRAPSGQTTVDAPALSAKDFYSLVESHNGVSKESVVLTHGTLAGNIVEISAPQVQFNSITHADSSGELAYQLGMLFLPANGNDEIVLTFK from the coding sequence ATGAAATTTAAATCAAAAACTTTGCTCGCCAAATTAGAAGCGAGCTATGGCGTAGATCCGTTACCGATTGGTACGGATGGTATTCAAACCAAAAACTTGCAGGTAAGCCCTTATATCGGCGATACCATTTCTCGTGATCTGGACAGAGAAACTTTGGGTGCTCAGGAACAGATCAACATCAATCCACATGTCGAAGTGACGTTTGAAGTGGAACTGGCTGGCTCGGGTACGGCTGGTAATGCACCGGCTTATAGCTCTTTGCTTAAAGCTTGTGGCTTTGAAGAAACAGTCAATGCCGGTGTTGATGTTTCTTATCAGCCAGTAAGCACTAACTTCCCATCAGTAACTTTGTATTACTTGCACAGAAATGATGCGGGTGGTTTCCAGCAGCAAACCATTACCGGTTGTCGCGGTTCGGTGTCTATTACCGTTGATCTTGCTGGTATTCCTGTACTGCAGTTCCGCTTCCTGGGCTTTTATCAGGCTCCATCTGATGTAGCTGATATTACGGTTGATAACTCTGATTTTGTTGATCCGGTTTATGTGTCTTACGACAACACCAGCCTGACTATCGGAGCTTACACCGCTAAAGCGTCGGCTTTCTCTATCGACATGGCTAATGAGCTAAGCATGAGAAATGTTACAGGTGCGCGTTATGTTAACTTGTTCGATCGTGCGCCTTCAGGTCAAACAACCGTTGATGCACCCGCTTTGTCAGCAAAAGACTTCTATAGTCTGGTTGAGTCTCACAATGGTGTCAGCAAGGAATCTGTGGTGTTAACGCACGGTACCTTGGCTGGCAACATTGTTGAAATCTCTGCTCCGCAAGTTCAATTCAACAGCATCACTCATGCAGACAGCAGCGGTGAGCTGGCTTACCAATTGGGTATGTTGTTCTTACCTGCTAATGGTAACGACGAAATCGTATTGACCTTTAAGTAG